One genomic segment of Arachis duranensis cultivar V14167 chromosome 4, aradu.V14167.gnm2.J7QH, whole genome shotgun sequence includes these proteins:
- the LOC107484156 gene encoding uncharacterized protein LOC107484156: MKTDNFKPLPRCDDTLESRWRTEMVVTMNRDISTEQRSMLLLFGDRGIFCEGKEKRREEMLNIKRVLNAVSNYQKRGGGEATHPVGGCGYSCLKTAAFKYRTTGYVTDNAA, from the exons ATGAAAACTGACAACTTCAAACCTCTGCCACGCTGCGACGACACTCTTG AATCGCGATGGAGAACTGAGATGGTAGTGACGATGAACCGAGACATTAGCACTGAACAGAGATCAATG ttgttgttgtttgggGATCGGGGTATTTTTTGTGAGggtaaagagaagagaagagaagagatgtTGAACATTAAGAGGGTTCTCAATGCTGTTTCGAATTATCAAAAAAGAGGAGGGGGAGAGGCTACTCACCCTGTAGGAGGATGTGGTTACAGTTGCCTAAAAACTGCTGCATTCAAG TACCGTACTACCGGTTATGTCACTGATAATGCTGCTTGA